Genomic DNA from Thiosocius teredinicola:
TGATCGAGGCGTAGGTCGAGGGGCGGCCGATACCGAACTCCTCGAGCGCCTTGACCAGGCTGGCCTCGCTGTAGCGCGGTGGCGGCTCGGTGAAGTGCTGTTCGGGCCGGATCTTGTTCAGCGAGACCTTCTCGCCTTCGCTCAGCGGCGGCAGCATCTTTTCGTCGTCTTCACCCGGCTTGGCGTCGTCGGTGCCTTCTAGGTAGACCTGGATGAAGCCCGGGCTGGCGATGGTAGAGCCATTGGCGCGGAACACGTTGCCGTCGCCTGCGCCCAGGTCGGCGGCGACAGTGTCGATGGTCGCATGGATCATCTGGCAGGCCACGGTTCGCTTCCAGATCAGGCTGTAGAGCTTGAGCTGGTCCTTATCGAGGTGCTTAGCGATCTCGTCGGGCACGTTCAAGGCAGACGTCGGGCGGATTGCCTCGTGCGCCTCTTGCGCATTCTTGGCCTTGGTCTTGAACTGGCGTGGTGCCTTTGGCAATTGGTCTTTGCCGTACTTGTCGCCGATAAAGCCGCGCAGCTCAGCGACGGCCTCGTCTGCGAGGTTGACCGAGTCGGTACGCATATAGGTAATCAGGCCGACCGCGCCGCTGCCGATATCTACGCCCTCGTACAGTTGCTGCGCGATGCGCATCGTGCGCTGCGCGGTGAAGCCGAGCTTGCGCGAGGCCTCCTGTTGTAGCGTCGAGGTCGTGAACGGCGCCGCCGGGTTGCGCTTGCGCTGCTTCTTTTCGACCTTGAGGACATCGAGCTTGCCACCGGCCGCCGCGTGCAGCGCGGTTTCGATCTCGGTGGCGCGGTCGCCGTTGGTGACGGAAAACTGGGACAGCTTCTCGTTGGCGAAATGGGTCAGCTTGGCGCTGAACGCCTGGCCGTCTTTCTCGGTGTCGGCCTCGATGGTCCAGTATTCGCGGGCCTTGAAGGCCTCGATTTCTTCTTCGCGTTCGCAGATCAGGCGCAATGCCGGGCTCTGCACGCGACCGGCCGACAGGCCGCGGCGGACCTTCTTCCACAGCAGCGGCGACAGGTTGAAACCGACCAGGTAGTCGAGCGCGCGCCGTGCCTGCTGCGCGTTGACCAGGTCCATCGACAGTTCGCGCGGATGGGCCACGGCGTCCTGCACGGCCTTCTTGGTGATCTCGTTGAACACCACGCGGTGGACCGGTTTGTCCTTGAGCGCGCGCTTGGTCTTGAGCAGTTCGTACAGATGCCAGGAGATGGCCTCGCCCTCGCGGTCCGGGTCGGTTGCGAGGTACAGGGCATCGGAGTTTTTCAGCTTGGTCGTGATCGCCTTGACATGCTTGTCGTTGCGGTCGATCACCTGGTACTTCATGGCGAACTCGTTGGCAGGGTCGACCGCGCCCTCTTTGGGCACCAGGTCGCGCACGTGGCCGTACGAGGCCAGGACCTCGAAGTCCTTGCCAAGGTATTTCTTGATTGTCTTCGCTTTGGCCGGCGATTCGACAATTACCAGGTTCATCGTTGTAACTGCTCTGTCAAAAAAACCCGCACCTGGCGTCGGTACGGGTCGGGTGTTTTTCAACAAGGACCGGCGCGGGTTATGCCATTCTGAGCATGCGCAGGCCGACTTGCTTTTTTATACGGATAGCCGCCAAGCGGAAGTGATGTCAAGCGCGAATTGCCGCGCTTGACCAAATATGCGCCCCCGGCCACGGACCGGAAGCGTTAAGAAAATCAATGCAGATAAACGGGTTCGCCGTTGTAGACAAGCTCTTCCATCAGGGCGAACGCATTCTCCTGACCCGGTTGGTTCAGCAGGACCAGGAGCACGATCCATTTGACGTCATCCGCGGTCAGCTCTTCGGTTTCCAGCGCCATGGCCCGCTCGATGACCAGCTCGCGGCTCATCGGGTCGAGGATGCCGGTCTGCTCCAGGTACAGCAGCATGCCCTGGATCTCGAGATCCATGCGCTGCTGCTCGCGCTCGCTGTAAATGCGCATCGAGCGGTTGGGCTGCGCGTCACCGTACGCCAGCGACCCCTGCCGCCACGCCAGCTCGTCGAGCCAGTTGAACGCTTTTTTGATCTCGCCTTGCGGGAATCCAGCCTGGACCAGTTCTTCTTCCAGCATGATCTGATCGGTCGGAACGGACTCCTCAGCATCCATGTAGTTCTCGTAGATATAGATCAGGACGTCGATGACGTTTTCGTTCACGGCAATCTTCCTGGCGGAGAAAGGGGGGCCTCGGAGGACGACGGACTGTGTCCCGTGTTTGGGCCGATTAGGGCAGGGTTAGGGTTCACTCAGCGCTATTTCCAATACGTGTGAACAATCCACCTGCGGCCGATGATACATGACCTTGCAGTTCGAGCAACAGCAGGATCGATGACACCTCGGCCGCGGGGAAGCCGGTTCGCGCCACCAACTCATCCGTTGTCGTGGGATCATAGCCCATGGCGTCCAGAATGACCTGATGTTGGGGATCAATATTCCCAGTTTTTTCAGGGAATTGCAGCTCGTTCTGCGGTGCCGGCACAAAGCCCTCGCCGAGCAGCGGAGCGAGCTCTTCGAGCACGTGATCCGCGGTTTCTACAAGCTTTGCGCCATCGCGGATCAGGGCGTGGCAGCCGCGCGCCAGGGGGTTATGGATGGAGCCGGGAATGGCGAAGATTTCGCGTCCGGCCTCGCCCGCGAGGCGGGCGGTGATCAGCGAGCCACTCTTGAGGGCGGCCTCGACCACCAGGGTGCCCAGGCTGAGACCGGCAAGGATCCGGTTGCGGCGCGGGAAGTTGCCCGGCAGTGGGGCGGTGCCGGTCGGAAACTCCGATACCAGCAAGCCGTTCATTGCTATCTGATGGGCGAGCGAGCGGTTTTTGGCTGGGTAGACGCGGTCCAGCCCCGTCCCGGTCACCGCCAGTGTCAGGCCGTCCGCATCGAGGGCCCCCTGGTGGGCGGCGGCATCGATGCCCATCGCCAGTCCGCTGGCGATAACCAGTCCCGCTCCGGCCAGGTGCTCGGCGAACTCGCGTGCAGCCCGTGCGCCACCGGTGCTCGGGTTGCGGCTGCCGACGACGGCGAGTTGGGGCAGGGGCAACAGGTCGGGGTCGCCATGCAGGAACAACAGCGAAGGCGGATTGGCCAGCTGGCGCAGACGGTCCGGATAGTCTCGATCGGTAATCCGCAGCAGATGGTTGCGCGGCTGCTCGAGCCACGCCATGTCGGCCTCTGCCCCCTGCCAATCGGGCTCACGCAGGTAGTCGGCCAGTGACGGCGGTAGCGATGGGGGTGGATGGTCGATCAGTTGCCGGGCGGGTATGCCGTCGGCAAGCAGTGGGTTCAGGGTTTGGCAGCCAATGCCTGGTGCGCGCAGCAGCACGCACCAGGCGGCCAGTTCATCGTTGGGGGTTGAGTCCATTCAACCTCGCTTTGGGTCAGGAGTCAGGGATTGCGGACCTTGTCATTGACGTGCATGACGCGGGTTGCGTGCATGATAAGTCCGAAGCTGACCCGTTCGAAAGTACGGAACACCATCATCAGGCCGGCTTCCTCGTCCGGCAGTTGCACGGTGTCGCGCGAATCCGGCGTTACCACGTCGCGGATCTCTTCGCCCTTCTGGTCGACGCGCAGCACGGTACCGGCCGCGATGCCGTCGGCTTCACCGCGGTCGATGACCACGATGTTGTACTGGCCGATCTGGCTGACGCCATTCATCACGGAGATGATGCTGCCTTCGACCGGAGCGATCGGGGCGTGCGGGGTGAAGTTGACCGAGGCGCGTTCCTCACCGGCCGGCATCAGCCGATCGCCGATCACCGCCTCGAGTTCGGTCGAGTTGATGAATACGGTGGCTGGATCGCCGGTGCGGTGCAGTTCCGAGGTGCCGATGTAAACCGCCTCGTAGCCCAGAATTTCACCGGTTTCAGCGTCCTTGTACGGGCCACCGGGACGCACGATTTCGTACTTGGTCGGCTGATCCTGCTCGATGGCGCGGACATAGGCCTTCTGGCCGGCACCGCCGAGAATGTGCTCGTCGGCGAAGTCGACGATGTAAGGCGCGGTGTCGAGCTGGTTTTCGTCCATCACGTACGGGCGGGTCAGGAACGGACCGATTGCGTCGATCGGCACGGTCGGTATGGCGCCGTCCCACGGCGTTGAACGCACCCGCGGCGACAGCTTCAGCGGTCCGCGGCGCAGGCGCAGTTGCGGCTTGCCGTCGATGTAGACCAATTCGAGCACATCACCGGGATAGATCAGATGCGGATTGGCGATCTGCTGGTTGACGTGCCAGATCTCCGGCCAGCGCCATGGGCTACGCAAAAAGCGCCCTGAGATGTCCCAGAGCGTGTCGCCCTTGACGACGGTGTAGTGATCGGGGTGGTCGGCTTTCAGCAGATCCTCTGCCATTGCGATGGGCATCGTGAGAGCACACGACAACAGCAGAATCAAACTTTTACAGGCTTTAAACATGGAATTCCCTTGGCGCAATGGCGACTTCTGGACGGTCAAAAAGATTCGATTGCGGTATTATTTACGGCCTGGATGCCCTCACTCTTTAGGGTGATTGATCCCAAACCGTGATTTTCCGGCGAAATTCTAGCCTATACAGCTGTCTAGAAGTCATTTTTGAGCCCTAACTATAGAACGCGAGAGAGAACATGGCGATCCTCGATATCCTGCACTTTCCGGATGCCCGTCTGCGCAATGTCGCCAAACCGGTGACCGAGGTGGACGACTCGGTGCGCAAACTGATCGACGACATGTTCGAGACGATGTACGACGCGCCAGGCATCGGTCTGGCAGCCATCCAGGTTAACGATCCGCGCCGAGTGATCGTCGTCGACACATCCGAGGAGCGCAACGCCCCGCTCGCGCTGGTGAATCCGCAAATCGTTGAAAAACAAGGCGAAGAAGAGATGGACGAGGGCTGCCTATCGGTGCCGGGCGTGTATGAGACGGTACAGCGGGCCGAGAAGGTGCGGGTACGCGCCCTCGACCGGGACGGCAAGCAGTTCGAGATGGATGTCGACGGCCTGTTGGCGGTCTGCATTCAGCATGAGATCGACCACCTCGACGGCAAACTTTTTGTTGACTACCTGTCCAACCTGAAGCGCCAGCGGATTCGCAAGAAGCTGGAAAAAGAGGCTCGCCAGTCCGGCGAAAAGCCGCAAAAGCGACGCGCGATCTAGTCTTCGGCATCTCCGGCGACACCAGGCCGGGCCGTCCTGCCCGACATGTGAACGGTTCGGCGGGATTGATCTCTTGCGAATTTAAATCTGACCACGCGCCATGACTGACTCAAAACGCATCATCTTCGCCGGCACGCCGGACTTCTCGGTGCCACCGCTGCGCGCGCTGCTCGCGTCGCCCCACCAGGTCGTGGCCGTGTACACCCAGCCGGACCGCCCCGCCGGGCGCGGCCGCAAACTCAGCCCGAGCCCGGTCAAAGAAGTAGCGGTGGATGCCGGCATCCCGGTATACCAGCCGGTCAACTTCAAAGAGCCCGCCGATGTGGAGGCACTCAAGGCGCTCAACGCCGATCTGATGGTCGTCGTGGCCTACGGTCTGCTGCTGCCCAAATCGGTGCTCGATGCCCCGCGGCGCGGCTGCGTGAATATCCATGCCTCGGTATTGCCGCGCTGGCGTGGTGCTGCACCCATCCAGCGCGCCGTGCTGGCCGGAGACAAGGTGTCGGGCGTGACCATCATGCAGATGGAAGAAGGGCTGGACACCGGCCCGATGTACCTGATCGAAGAGGTTGAGCTGCATGACAGCGAGACCGGCGGCAGCCTGCATGATCGACTGTCGGAACTCGGGGCAGATGCGCTGATGAAGGCACTGCCGGGGATTCTCGACGGCAGTTCACGGCCCGAACCGCAGGATGACAGCCTGAGCTGTTATGCCAAAAAGTTGGACAAGTCTGAGGCCTGGATCGACTGGTCGCGGCCGGCGCAGGACATCGAGCGCCAGGTTCGCGCCTTCAATCCCTGGCCGGTGGCACAGACACGTTTCGAAGATGCCAACCTGCGTGTCTGGCGTGCCCACGCCATCGGCGGTGTTGCAGGCACGCCCGGCACCGTCATGAATGCCACGCGCAGCGGCGTCGATGTCGCTACCGGCGACGGCCTGCTGCGGATCACCGAACTGCAGCTACCGGGCAAGCGTGCCATGGGTGCGCAGGACTTCATCAATGCCAACAGTATCCAGGGCATGTTGCTTGGCTGATCCGCGTGCGACGGCGATCGGCAACATCGCGGCGGTGCTCGATGGGCGATCGCTCGATGACGTGTTGGCCGGCATGCCGCCGGCTATCGATGAGCGCGATCGCGCCTTTGTCGCCGAACTGAGCTTCGGTGTCTGTCGCTGGTACCGGCGCCTCGATGCCCTGGTCGGCCAATTGCTGAAAAAGCCGTTCAAACGCAAAGATCGCGATCTGCACCTGTTGCTGATGCTCGGCGCGTATCAGCTGTTGTACAGCCGCGTGCCGCCGCATGCCGCCGTGTCGACGACCGTCGACGTCTCGCGGCAACTCGGCAAAGGCTGGGCCAGCAAACTGGTCAATGGCGTCATGCGGCGTCTGCAACGCGAACAATCGGCATTGCAGCAAGCCATCGATGCGGACCCGGCGATTCGCCATGCGCAGCCGGACTGGCTGTACCGCGCGATTGCAGAGGCCTGGCCGCAACAAGTGGATCCGTTGATGGACGCGCTGCAACAGCGGGCACCCATGGTGCTGCGCGTCGATCTGCGGCGTACCGACCGTGCCGAGTATGCACACAAGCTCGCGGCGGCCGGCATCGCCGCCAAGCCACACGCAGGTGTTGCCAGCGCGGTGGTGCTGGATGGGCCGGTCGGCGTGGATCGACTGCCGGGATTCGCCGATGGTGAGGTGTCGGTGCAGGATGCCGGGGCTCAGTTGGCTGCGCCGTTTCTGGATTTGAAGCCGGGGCAACGCGTGCTCGATGCCTGCGCAGCACCTGGTGGCAAGACGCTGCATATCGCCCAGCATCAACCCGAGGTTCGGCTGACGGCCATCGATATCGACGAGCAGCGTCTGCAGCGTGTCGGGCAGAACCTGCAGCGAGCCGGGGTACAGGCGCAACTGTCGGTGGGTGATGCCGCACGTCCGCAGAGTACTGATTGGGGTGGTGTCATGTACGATCGCATCCTGGTCGATGCGCCATGCTCCGCCACCGGCGTCATGCGCCGTCACCCCGACATCCGTTTGCTGCGTCGCGCCGAGGACATCCCGGCCCTGGTTCGTCGTCAGTCCGATATTCTGGATGCGATGTGGTCTGTATTGGCGCCGGGTGGCCGGCTGCTGTACGCGACATGCTCTTTGTTGCCTGCCGAGAACCACGAGCAGGTGGCCGCGTTCCTGGCGCGTACGCCTGATGCAAAAGCCTGTGAATTGCCGACGAATCCCGGCACCTGTATCGGTGACGGTGTACAGTTGTTGCCGAATCGCGATGATACGGATGGATTCTTTTACGCGGCGTTGGTAAAGGCCCCCCACTCGACATGATGAAAGCACTCGTGCGCAATGTCGTTCTTGCACTGGTCGTCTGTGTGCCGCTGAGCGCGTGGGCCGACGGTGTCGAGTTCCAGCGTGTCTCGATTGCACTGGATGAAGACGACCAGATCGTGCTCGATGCCGAGATCGCTTTCGAGCTCAACGATACCGTCTCCGAGGCGCTGGAAAACGGCGTACCACTGACCTTCGAAACCCACGTCGAGATGCGGCGCGCCGATGCCTGGGCCTGGGAAAAGGATGTCGTCGAGCATCGTCTGCGCACCGTGCTGCGTTATCGGCCGCTGTCGGGACTGTACGAACTGGTAAACCTGCGCGGCGACGAACGCCTGTCGTTCGCAACGCGTGACGCCGCGCTGCGAACGCTCGGCAAGATCGTCGGCATGCCGATCGTCAAACGCGGCAAACTCGATCTCGATGAAGACTACATCGTCCGGCTCGACGTCAGCCTCGACATCGAGGCCCTGCCGCTGCCGATGCGCCCGATGGCCTATCTGACGCGCGACTGGTCGATCGTCAGCGAACCCTGGGAGTGGCGTCTGCGGCCATGAACAAACGGCGATTCGATGTCCTCGCAGCAGGGATGCTGTTCGTGTTGCTGCTGGCCTCGCTCCACCTGATCAGCGCGGCGGTGCAGCGTTCCGAGGAGTTCGGCGAATGGTTTACCCCGCTGTTGCTGTTCACCGTGGTCGGCCTGATCCTGCTGTTTGCGCTGGTCGGCTGGAACCTCTCGCAGCTGCTACGCGACTATCGCCAGCGTGTGGCCGGTTCGCGCCTGAGCGCGCGGCTCTCGGTGCTGTTCCTGGTATTGGCACTGGTGCCGGTCAGCGTCGTCTATTTCTACTCGATCCGTTTCCTGTCGACTGGAATTGACAGCTGGTTCGACCTGCAGGTGGACAGCGCGATGGAAGATGCGCTGACCCTCAGCAAGGTGTCGCTCGACCTGCACAAACGCGAACGCCTGCGTGCCACCGAGGGCATCCTGGATAACATCGAAGATACTTCGCAGACGGCGATTGCGCTGAGTATCAACGATCTGCGTGCCGACTCGGGTGCGACCGAGATGGCCCTGTTCACCACCCAGGGCAAGCTGCTCGGTTTGAGCAACGCCAACCCGGACATCCTGCTGCCGACCCCGCCCGACAGTGGCATGGTGCAGCAGGTGGTCGGAGGCCAGGACTACGTCGGCGTATTCAATGCGCAGGACGGCCGGCTGCTGGTGCGTTGCCTGGTGCTGGACAAGGCGCAACGCGGCATCGTGCTGCAAGCGCTGTATCCCGTGCCCGAGTCGCTCAGCGATCTGAGCCAGAACGTGCAGGATGCCTACGAGACGTACCGTACCCGCGCCTACATGCGCTCGCAGATCAAGTTCAGTTTTGCGCTGAGCCTTTCGCTGGTGCTGCTGCTGGGCCTGTTCGCCGCCGCGTGGGCCGCGGTGTTCACGGCACGCCGCCTGGTGCAGCCGCTCAGTGACATAGCCGAAGGTACCCGCGCCGTGGCCGAAGGCGACTATGACAAGCGCCTGCCGTTGCCGAAGGTCGAAGATGAACTCGGCTTCCTGGTGTCGTCGTTTAACTCGATGACGCGGCGCGTTGCTTTGGCGCGTAACGCGCTCGAAGAGAGCCGGCGTAAGCTGCAGGCGCAGCGCAACTACCTCGAGACCGTGCTCGGCGGTCTGTCCACGGGCGTGATGGCGCTCGATGCGGAAGGCCGCATCCAGACGGCCAACCGCGCGGCCAACCAAATCCTCGGGGTGCCATTGGTCGAACTCGAGGGGCGCGAGCTCAAGGCGCTGGGGGCGCGCAACGATGCGCTGAAACCCTTCGTCGACGGC
This window encodes:
- the topA gene encoding type I DNA topoisomerase, translated to MNLVIVESPAKAKTIKKYLGKDFEVLASYGHVRDLVPKEGAVDPANEFAMKYQVIDRNDKHVKAITTKLKNSDALYLATDPDREGEAISWHLYELLKTKRALKDKPVHRVVFNEITKKAVQDAVAHPRELSMDLVNAQQARRALDYLVGFNLSPLLWKKVRRGLSAGRVQSPALRLICEREEEIEAFKAREYWTIEADTEKDGQAFSAKLTHFANEKLSQFSVTNGDRATEIETALHAAAGGKLDVLKVEKKQRKRNPAAPFTTSTLQQEASRKLGFTAQRTMRIAQQLYEGVDIGSGAVGLITYMRTDSVNLADEAVAELRGFIGDKYGKDQLPKAPRQFKTKAKNAQEAHEAIRPTSALNVPDEIAKHLDKDQLKLYSLIWKRTVACQMIHATIDTVAADLGAGDGNVFRANGSTIASPGFIQVYLEGTDDAKPGEDDEKMLPPLSEGEKVSLNKIRPEQHFTEPPPRYSEASLVKALEEFGIGRPSTYASIISTLQDREYVEMDKKRFIPTDVGRVVNKFLTNYFTQYVDYDFTARLEDELDAVSRGEEEWIPLLEKFWQPFKDRIDHTQENVQRSDVTQEKIDEKCPKCDGQLAIRLGRNGRFIGCTNYPECDYTRNLDDDGSASAEPEKVGRDCPECGSELVFKQGRYGKFIGCSGYPKCRFIEPLEKPKDTGVKCPKCHKGTLMQRKSRRGKIFYSCSTYPKCDYAVWNEPVAENCPSCGWPILTIKTTKRSGTQKVCPQQDCSFAESYEAPADTPSDS
- a CDS encoding DUF494 family protein, with amino-acid sequence MNENVIDVLIYIYENYMDAEESVPTDQIMLEEELVQAGFPQGEIKKAFNWLDELAWRQGSLAYGDAQPNRSMRIYSEREQQRMDLEIQGMLLYLEQTGILDPMSRELVIERAMALETEELTADDVKWIVLLVLLNQPGQENAFALMEELVYNGEPVYLH
- the dprA gene encoding DNA-processing protein DprA is translated as MDSTPNDELAAWCVLLRAPGIGCQTLNPLLADGIPARQLIDHPPPSLPPSLADYLREPDWQGAEADMAWLEQPRNHLLRITDRDYPDRLRQLANPPSLLFLHGDPDLLPLPQLAVVGSRNPSTGGARAAREFAEHLAGAGLVIASGLAMGIDAAAHQGALDADGLTLAVTGTGLDRVYPAKNRSLAHQIAMNGLLVSEFPTGTAPLPGNFPRRNRILAGLSLGTLVVEAALKSGSLITARLAGEAGREIFAIPGSIHNPLARGCHALIRDGAKLVETADHVLEELAPLLGEGFVPAPQNELQFPEKTGNIDPQHQVILDAMGYDPTTTDELVARTGFPAAEVSSILLLLELQGHVSSAAGGLFTRIGNSAE
- a CDS encoding LysM peptidoglycan-binding domain-containing protein encodes the protein MAEDLLKADHPDHYTVVKGDTLWDISGRFLRSPWRWPEIWHVNQQIANPHLIYPGDVLELVYIDGKPQLRLRRGPLKLSPRVRSTPWDGAIPTVPIDAIGPFLTRPYVMDENQLDTAPYIVDFADEHILGGAGQKAYVRAIEQDQPTKYEIVRPGGPYKDAETGEILGYEAVYIGTSELHRTGDPATVFINSTELEAVIGDRLMPAGEERASVNFTPHAPIAPVEGSIISVMNGVSQIGQYNIVVIDRGEADGIAAGTVLRVDQKGEEIRDVVTPDSRDTVQLPDEEAGLMMVFRTFERVSFGLIMHATRVMHVNDKVRNP
- the def gene encoding peptide deformylase, giving the protein MAILDILHFPDARLRNVAKPVTEVDDSVRKLIDDMFETMYDAPGIGLAAIQVNDPRRVIVVDTSEERNAPLALVNPQIVEKQGEEEMDEGCLSVPGVYETVQRAEKVRVRALDRDGKQFEMDVDGLLAVCIQHEIDHLDGKLFVDYLSNLKRQRIRKKLEKEARQSGEKPQKRRAI
- the fmt gene encoding methionyl-tRNA formyltransferase — its product is MTDSKRIIFAGTPDFSVPPLRALLASPHQVVAVYTQPDRPAGRGRKLSPSPVKEVAVDAGIPVYQPVNFKEPADVEALKALNADLMVVVAYGLLLPKSVLDAPRRGCVNIHASVLPRWRGAAPIQRAVLAGDKVSGVTIMQMEEGLDTGPMYLIEEVELHDSETGGSLHDRLSELGADALMKALPGILDGSSRPEPQDDSLSCYAKKLDKSEAWIDWSRPAQDIERQVRAFNPWPVAQTRFEDANLRVWRAHAIGGVAGTPGTVMNATRSGVDVATGDGLLRITELQLPGKRAMGAQDFINANSIQGMLLG
- the rsmB gene encoding 16S rRNA (cytosine(967)-C(5))-methyltransferase RsmB — encoded protein: MADPRATAIGNIAAVLDGRSLDDVLAGMPPAIDERDRAFVAELSFGVCRWYRRLDALVGQLLKKPFKRKDRDLHLLLMLGAYQLLYSRVPPHAAVSTTVDVSRQLGKGWASKLVNGVMRRLQREQSALQQAIDADPAIRHAQPDWLYRAIAEAWPQQVDPLMDALQQRAPMVLRVDLRRTDRAEYAHKLAAAGIAAKPHAGVASAVVLDGPVGVDRLPGFADGEVSVQDAGAQLAAPFLDLKPGQRVLDACAAPGGKTLHIAQHQPEVRLTAIDIDEQRLQRVGQNLQRAGVQAQLSVGDAARPQSTDWGGVMYDRILVDAPCSATGVMRRHPDIRLLRRAEDIPALVRRQSDILDAMWSVLAPGGRLLYATCSLLPAENHEQVAAFLARTPDAKACELPTNPGTCIGDGVQLLPNRDDTDGFFYAALVKAPHST
- a CDS encoding DUF4390 domain-containing protein, which codes for MMKALVRNVVLALVVCVPLSAWADGVEFQRVSIALDEDDQIVLDAEIAFELNDTVSEALENGVPLTFETHVEMRRADAWAWEKDVVEHRLRTVLRYRPLSGLYELVNLRGDERLSFATRDAALRTLGKIVGMPIVKRGKLDLDEDYIVRLDVSLDIEALPLPMRPMAYLTRDWSIVSEPWEWRLRP
- a CDS encoding ATP-binding protein produces the protein MNKRRFDVLAAGMLFVLLLASLHLISAAVQRSEEFGEWFTPLLLFTVVGLILLFALVGWNLSQLLRDYRQRVAGSRLSARLSVLFLVLALVPVSVVYFYSIRFLSTGIDSWFDLQVDSAMEDALTLSKVSLDLHKRERLRATEGILDNIEDTSQTAIALSINDLRADSGATEMALFTTQGKLLGLSNANPDILLPTPPDSGMVQQVVGGQDYVGVFNAQDGRLLVRCLVLDKAQRGIVLQALYPVPESLSDLSQNVQDAYETYRTRAYMRSQIKFSFALSLSLVLLLGLFAAAWAAVFTARRLVQPLSDIAEGTRAVAEGDYDKRLPLPKVEDELGFLVSSFNSMTRRVALARNALEESRRKLQAQRNYLETVLGGLSTGVMALDAEGRIQTANRAANQILGVPLVELEGRELKALGARNDALKPFVDGIIESLEAGEREGRAEITLYRGGGRQVLLCRHSPLETDPSGAVGHVLVFDDITELVKAQRDAAWGEVARRLAHEIKNPLTPIQLSAERLRHKYLRKMAPEDGAVLDRATHTIVQQVEAMKAMVNDFSDYAKPSKLQIEPLKIDPFLNEVVALYEGGPQQVKMNLNAPEMSIEADPVRLRQVVHNLVKNAVEAAGDDGRIEVSSRAGEEEGRDFVEVAVCDNGPGFDPELIGQVFEPYVTNKTKGTGLGLAIVKRIVAEHGGVIHAENPADGGGRVVLRLPAHSDAHGASVVAANGLNGHGVSR